In the Emys orbicularis isolate rEmyOrb1 chromosome 3, rEmyOrb1.hap1, whole genome shotgun sequence genome, one interval contains:
- the LOC135875497 gene encoding ankyrin repeat domain-containing protein 9-like encodes MASNQASLQDEQSRHCKFLSYMFYQAVRDHKPVWMLEDMRTMEYFYWEENASLRTYSPSEALLYAVVHNHLPYAQYLLSHFPEEALKVPGEHFCYCPSSAPHLAMAVTYDRRDILGLIIKIAHKLPSLNSYINRTGCFHLEDGKTPLHLACELLRSETVLILLGNGASPRIEDSKGLTPLDVILEQMWDSKVNVASKNLCLDYLLLFMPSPQFKMRKVLQDHPDHWTALLGEDKFNTLVGNTPASLYLQAMQTILQSLPPSHFPKSIQELPIPQALKPLPSYGKKLQTKNVVNVFP; translated from the coding sequence ATGGCCAGTAACCAGGCCAGCCTGCAGGATGAGCAGAGCAGGCATTGTAAGTTCTTATCCTATATGTTCTACCAGGCTGTGAGAGACCACAAACCGGTATGGATGCTGGAGGATATGAGAACTATGGAATATTTTTACTGGGAGGAAAATGCCAGCCTGAGAACATATTCACCTTCGGAAGCCCTTCTCTATGCAGTGGTGCATAATCACCTGCCTTATGCCCAGTATCTGCTCTCTCATTTTCCAGAGGAGGCTCTCAAGGTGCCTGGAGAGCATTTCTGCTATTGCCCGTCCTCTGCCCCTCATTTGGCCATGGCAGTCACATACGACAGGAGGGACATTTTGGGGCTGATCATCAAGATTGCACACAAGCTACCCAGCCTAAACTCCTACATCAACAGGACCGGCTGCTTTCATCTGGAAGATGGCAAGACCCCGCTGCACCTTGCCTGCGAACTGCTGAGGTCAGAGACCGTCCTCATCCTCCTAGGGAACGGGGCTTCTCCCAGGATCGAGGACAGCAAAGGGCTCACCCCGTTGGATGTCATCCTGGAGCAGATGTGGGACTCCAAAGTCAACGTGGCATCAAAAAACCTCTGCCTCGATTACCTCTTGCTCTTCATGCCTAGCCCACAGTTTAAGATGCGGAAAGTTCTGCAGGATCATCCAGACCACTGGACAGCTTTGCTAGGGGAAGACAAATTCAACACCCTGGTGGGGAACACACCTGCTTCTTTATACCTGCAAGCTATGCAAACTATTCTCCAGTCTCTCCCACCTTCCCACTTTCCTAAAAGCATCCAGGAACTACCTATACCTCAGGCACTAAAGCCCCTACCTTCCTACGGCAAAAAGTTACAGACAAAAAATGTGGTAAATGTTTTTCCTTga